The Lysobacter sp. genome includes a window with the following:
- a CDS encoding TonB-dependent receptor — translation MNHTNRLRLSKLSIGLIVALAAAPAFAQNTTAALGGQVVGADGQPIAGAEVTIVHSESGTVSRVVTDANGRYNARGLRVGGPYAITANKDGSGTRSEDGVYLALDQVSEVNLSIGTQELDAITISGNAGPQIFSADKMGAGTSISRQDLDNYASVQRNLQDYARFDPRISQTDKERGEISAGGQNSRYNTVTIDGVATNDTFGLEANNLPTAKQPISVDAIQSVQVNISNYDVTQKGYTGANINAVTKSGTNAFKGSVYYVYRDENGAGDRYNRTTGGYFAAPAFEETTKGLTFGGPLMKDRLFFFASYEELNSSRGTPEFGPLGSARTNVAITPTAITGAQTIASTQYNVDIGSAETSETELTVKDALIKLDANIGDNHRASLRWSKTEQSDPIFPTFFNNAISLSSHWYSQEKTIETFVGEFFSDWNDKFSTEFKASYRDYASTPINNSDLPQIRLNFAGALPAGSPAVSSTNAGLVFGTERSRHFNDLATETWNFYAAGNLFLGDHTLKFGVDYDDNTVYNAFLQDTKGNYTFACINGAAGFYQFTAAAVTCNTATRAQNEAAVLENFRRGRPTSYQVQVGAPGFGINDGVANWDYQNLGVFLQDTWVVNDGLTLTAGVRVDRKGMGESPLFNSAAAAAPVAGALNGSTTPQNGTVVRSTGGFGLRNDVTLDGNTLFQPRFGFNYTFASDRQTQLRGGFGLFEGAAANVWLSNPYSNTGIATRIIGCGIAGFAACPTTGGLFTPDTGAQPTSFTGAIPAANVDFLSSDLRQPSVWKANIAFEHELPWWNMVAGIEYIRTQVKDGVYYRHLNLGGATRQGKDGRNLYYTPQGYNGACWNTNGSNTTSGACTGFRNRALSNASFANVLLAENTNKGYGDNLTLSLNGQFMEDFRWGLGYAYTRAKEVSPLTSSVSNSNWNSVSVFNANEEVAANSAYLVKDRFIGQLTWSHKFFGDNATTFGLFYEGRKGKPYSWIYNNDLNGDGITNDLMYIPTRFGSGDVVFRDVNASGSGADEEALFWRIANANGLNRYAGGAVERNSSFGTWTNNFDVRFSQEFPGFLEGNKVLVSLDIINVGNLLNKDWGHIDEVAFQSAGGLARSFVNYQGLDAQGRYIYGVDGQVEDYVTRQQRGESQWAAQLTLKYSF, via the coding sequence ATGAACCATACGAATCGTCTCCGACTTTCCAAACTGTCGATCGGACTCATCGTCGCCCTCGCAGCGGCGCCTGCGTTCGCGCAGAACACCACTGCCGCCCTGGGCGGTCAGGTCGTCGGGGCCGATGGCCAGCCGATCGCCGGCGCTGAAGTCACCATCGTGCACAGCGAGTCGGGCACGGTCAGCCGCGTCGTCACCGACGCCAACGGCCGCTACAACGCACGTGGCCTGCGCGTCGGCGGTCCTTACGCGATCACCGCGAACAAGGACGGCTCGGGCACCCGCAGCGAAGACGGCGTCTACCTCGCGCTGGACCAGGTCTCGGAAGTGAATCTGTCGATCGGCACGCAGGAACTGGATGCGATCACGATTTCGGGCAACGCCGGCCCGCAGATCTTCAGTGCCGACAAGATGGGTGCCGGCACCTCGATCAGCCGCCAGGACCTCGACAATTACGCGTCCGTCCAGCGCAACCTGCAGGATTACGCGCGCTTCGATCCGCGCATCTCGCAGACCGACAAGGAGCGCGGCGAAATCTCCGCCGGCGGCCAGAATTCGCGTTACAACACCGTCACCATCGACGGCGTCGCCACCAACGACACCTTCGGTCTGGAAGCCAACAACCTTCCGACCGCCAAGCAGCCGATCTCGGTCGATGCGATCCAGTCGGTGCAGGTCAACATCTCCAACTACGACGTGACCCAGAAGGGCTACACCGGCGCCAACATCAACGCGGTCACCAAATCGGGCACCAACGCGTTCAAGGGTTCCGTCTATTACGTCTACCGCGACGAAAACGGCGCGGGCGATCGCTACAACCGCACCACCGGCGGCTACTTCGCGGCGCCGGCCTTCGAAGAAACCACCAAGGGCCTGACCTTCGGCGGCCCGCTGATGAAGGACCGCCTGTTCTTCTTCGCCTCGTACGAAGAACTGAACAGCTCGCGCGGCACGCCCGAATTCGGCCCGCTCGGCAGCGCCCGGACCAACGTCGCGATCACGCCGACCGCGATCACCGGCGCGCAGACCATCGCCAGCACGCAGTACAACGTCGATATCGGCTCGGCCGAAACCTCCGAGACGGAACTCACGGTCAAGGATGCGCTGATCAAGCTCGATGCCAACATCGGCGACAATCATCGCGCCAGCCTGCGCTGGAGCAAGACCGAACAGTCCGATCCGATCTTCCCGACCTTCTTCAACAATGCCATCTCGTTGAGCTCGCACTGGTACAGCCAGGAAAAGACCATCGAAACGTTCGTCGGTGAATTCTTCTCCGATTGGAACGACAAGTTCTCGACCGAGTTCAAGGCGTCCTATCGCGACTACGCCAGCACGCCGATCAACAACTCCGATCTTCCGCAGATCCGCCTGAATTTCGCCGGCGCGCTGCCGGCCGGTTCGCCGGCGGTGTCCAGCACCAATGCCGGCCTCGTGTTCGGTACCGAACGCAGCCGTCACTTCAACGATCTCGCGACCGAAACCTGGAACTTCTACGCGGCCGGCAACCTGTTCCTCGGCGATCACACGCTGAAGTTCGGCGTCGATTACGACGACAACACCGTCTACAACGCGTTCCTGCAGGATACGAAGGGCAACTACACGTTCGCCTGTATCAATGGTGCAGCAGGGTTCTACCAGTTCACTGCCGCTGCAGTGACCTGCAACACGGCTACGCGCGCGCAGAACGAAGCGGCGGTGCTCGAGAACTTCCGTCGCGGCCGTCCCACCAGCTATCAGGTGCAGGTCGGTGCCCCGGGCTTCGGCATCAACGACGGCGTCGCCAACTGGGATTACCAGAATCTCGGCGTGTTCCTGCAGGACACCTGGGTGGTCAACGACGGCCTGACCCTGACCGCTGGCGTACGCGTCGACCGCAAGGGCATGGGCGAGAGCCCGCTGTTCAACAGCGCCGCTGCGGCTGCTCCCGTTGCCGGTGCGCTCAACGGTTCGACCACGCCGCAGAACGGCACGGTCGTCCGCAGCACCGGCGGCTTCGGTCTCCGCAACGACGTCACCCTTGACGGCAACACGCTCTTCCAGCCGCGCTTCGGCTTCAACTACACCTTCGCCAGCGATCGCCAGACCCAGCTGCGCGGCGGTTTCGGCCTGTTCGAAGGCGCCGCCGCCAACGTGTGGCTGTCCAATCCTTACTCCAACACCGGTATCGCTACCCGCATCATCGGTTGCGGTATCGCCGGCTTCGCCGCATGCCCGACCACGGGCGGTCTGTTCACCCCGGATACCGGCGCGCAGCCGACCAGCTTCACCGGCGCCATTCCGGCCGCCAACGTCGACTTCCTGTCCTCGGACCTGCGTCAGCCGTCCGTCTGGAAAGCGAACATCGCGTTCGAGCATGAGCTGCCGTGGTGGAACATGGTCGCGGGCATCGAGTACATCCGCACGCAGGTGAAGGACGGCGTGTATTACCGTCATCTGAACCTGGGCGGCGCGACCCGTCAGGGCAAGGATGGACGCAATCTGTATTACACCCCGCAGGGTTACAACGGCGCCTGCTGGAACACCAACGGCTCCAACACCACGTCCGGCGCTTGCACCGGATTCCGCAACCGTGCGCTCAGCAACGCCAGCTTCGCCAACGTGCTGCTTGCCGAGAACACCAACAAGGGCTACGGCGACAACCTGACCCTGTCCTTGAACGGGCAGTTCATGGAAGACTTCCGTTGGGGCCTGGGCTACGCCTATACCCGCGCGAAGGAAGTCAGCCCGCTGACGTCTTCGGTGTCGAATTCGAACTGGAACTCGGTGTCGGTGTTCAATGCGAACGAAGAAGTGGCCGCCAATTCGGCGTACCTGGTGAAGGATCGCTTCATCGGCCAGCTGACCTGGAGCCACAAGTTCTTCGGCGACAACGCGACCACCTTCGGTCTGTTCTATGAAGGTCGCAAGGGCAAGCCGTACAGCTGGATCTACAACAACGACCTCAACGGCGACGGCATCACCAACGACCTGATGTACATCCCGACCCGCTTCGGTTCTGGCGATGTGGTGTTCCGCGACGTCAATGCGAGCGGCAGCGGCGCCGACGAAGAAGCGCTGTTCTGGCGGATCGCGAACGCCAACGGTCTCAACCGCTATGCCGGTGGCGCCGTCGAGCGCAACAGCTCGTTCGGTACCTGGACCAACAACTTCGACGTGCGCTTCAGTCAGGAATTCCCGGGCTTCCTCGAAGGCAACAAGGTGCTGGTGTCGCTGGATATCATCAACGTCGGCAACCTGCTGAACAAGGATTGGGGCCACATCGACGAGGTCGCGTTCCAGTCGGCCGGTGGTCTGGCGCGCAGCTTCGTCAACTATCAGGGTCTGGATGCCCAGGGCCGCTACATCTACGGCGTGGATGGTCAGGTCGAAGACTACGTGACCCGCCAGCAGCGCGGCGAATCGCAGTGGGCCGCCCAGCTGACCCTCAAATACAGCTTCTGA
- a CDS encoding LOG family protein, which produces MNDSNASILPTVAAHIYPRGGLDILSRDEVARLRDASAGGMHDLLRRCALAVLTSGSASDDPRAAAELYPDFDIQVLQQDRGVRIDLVNAPAMAFVDGEIIRGVAELLFAVVRDLAYTAIELRENTGSRDLATSEGITDAVFGLLRNARILHPIDPNLVVCWGGHSINRDEYLYTKQVGYELGLRGLDICTGCGPGAMKGPMKGATIAHAKQRHRRMRYIGITEPGIIAAESPNPIVNHLVIMPDIEKRLEAFVRMGHGIIVFPGGVGTAEEILYLLGILLREENASLPFPLILTGPAASAPYFEQIDKFLRLTLGEVATSRYEIIVNDPEKVSKRMATGIRKVREYRIAEKDSFFFNWSLEIPLAFQQPFIPTHEAMAALDLHHGRKPHELAADLRRAFSGIVAGNVKEDGLRRIEEYGPFKIHGDTDMMQSLDALLRAFVEQRRMKISGSYRPCYEVIA; this is translated from the coding sequence ATGAACGATTCCAACGCTTCCATCCTTCCCACCGTCGCCGCCCACATCTATCCGCGCGGCGGTCTCGACATCCTGTCCCGCGACGAGGTCGCGCGCCTGCGCGACGCCTCGGCCGGCGGCATGCACGATCTGCTGCGCCGTTGCGCCTTGGCGGTGTTGACCAGCGGCAGCGCATCCGACGACCCGCGCGCGGCAGCCGAGCTTTATCCCGATTTCGATATCCAGGTGCTGCAGCAGGATCGCGGCGTACGCATCGATCTGGTCAATGCGCCCGCGATGGCCTTCGTCGATGGCGAGATCATCCGCGGCGTCGCGGAGCTGCTGTTCGCGGTGGTCCGCGATCTGGCCTACACCGCGATCGAGCTGCGCGAAAACACCGGCAGCCGCGATCTTGCGACCTCCGAAGGCATCACCGACGCGGTATTCGGACTGCTGCGCAACGCGCGCATCCTGCATCCGATCGATCCGAACCTGGTGGTCTGCTGGGGTGGGCATTCGATCAACCGCGACGAATACCTGTACACCAAGCAGGTCGGCTACGAATTGGGTCTGCGCGGACTCGATATCTGCACCGGTTGCGGCCCGGGCGCGATGAAAGGTCCGATGAAGGGCGCGACGATCGCGCATGCCAAGCAGCGTCATCGCCGCATGCGTTACATCGGCATCACCGAGCCGGGCATCATCGCCGCCGAGTCGCCGAATCCGATCGTGAATCACCTGGTGATCATGCCGGACATCGAAAAGCGCCTCGAAGCGTTCGTGCGCATGGGGCACGGCATCATCGTGTTTCCGGGCGGCGTCGGTACGGCCGAGGAAATCCTGTATCTGCTCGGCATCCTGTTGCGCGAGGAGAATGCATCGCTGCCGTTCCCGCTGATCCTGACCGGCCCGGCCGCGTCGGCGCCGTATTTCGAGCAGATCGACAAGTTCCTGCGGCTGACGCTGGGCGAAGTCGCGACTTCGCGCTACGAAATCATCGTCAACGATCCGGAGAAAGTGTCCAAGCGCATGGCGACCGGCATCCGCAAAGTGCGCGAATACCGCATCGCCGAGAAGGATTCGTTCTTCTTCAACTGGTCGCTGGAAATTCCGCTGGCGTTCCAGCAGCCCTTCATTCCGACCCACGAGGCGATGGCGGCGCTGGATCTGCATCACGGCCGCAAGCCGCACGAACTCGCGGCCGATCTGCGCCGCGCGTTCTCGGGCATCGTCGCAGGCAACGTGAAGGAAGACGGTCTGCGCCGCATCGAAGAGTACGGGCCGTTCAAGATCCACGGCGATACCGACATGATGCAGTCGCTGGATGCGCTGCTGCGCGCGTTCGTCGAACAGCGCCGGATGAAGATCTCCGGCTCGTATCGCCCGTGTTACGAAGTCATTGCGTGA
- a CDS encoding histidine kinase: protein MPIPSSTPPATTVPAARTGAPLDSLWQGRVVIWVVLAAEGLAAVLTLAGDAPLGRWIRFGLLSLVVQWVALLTLGGLYLLRERLRDVKPQLVAYLALALLLLSSWSVLGVSDLLLGELWRTPASERIDVFLRVTGIVLVVGWLALAAFQNHWRVRQLAVRAKQAELAALQARVRPHFLFNTLNTGAALVHHRPDEAEHLLLDLADLFRAALGGPREIPLSEEIALIERYLEIESLRFRERLRVRWTRPEPMPNTLVPALSLQPLVENAIKHGIERIAGGGEIEIRIDSDDKGVVIVISNPMPSEPARASTGHNVGLPASLAQIEAYTEGRGSVVARADDDRFIVTVTLPAGV, encoded by the coding sequence ATGCCGATCCCTTCCAGCACCCCGCCCGCGACCACCGTCCCCGCCGCCAGGACCGGTGCGCCACTCGACAGCCTGTGGCAAGGACGGGTGGTGATCTGGGTCGTACTCGCGGCGGAAGGCCTGGCTGCGGTGCTGACGCTTGCGGGAGATGCCCCGCTCGGGCGTTGGATCCGCTTCGGGCTGCTGTCGCTGGTGGTGCAGTGGGTGGCGCTGCTGACGTTGGGCGGCCTGTATCTGTTGCGCGAGCGCCTGCGCGACGTGAAACCACAGCTTGTCGCCTATCTGGCCCTCGCCCTGCTTCTTCTCAGCAGCTGGTCGGTGCTGGGGGTCAGCGATCTGCTGTTGGGCGAACTCTGGCGAACGCCCGCCTCCGAACGCATCGATGTGTTCCTGCGCGTCACCGGAATCGTGCTGGTGGTCGGCTGGCTGGCGCTTGCCGCATTCCAGAACCATTGGCGCGTACGCCAACTCGCGGTGCGCGCGAAGCAGGCGGAACTCGCCGCGCTGCAGGCGCGGGTACGTCCGCATTTCCTGTTCAATACGCTCAATACCGGCGCGGCGCTGGTGCACCACCGTCCTGATGAAGCCGAACATCTGCTGCTGGATCTCGCCGACCTGTTCCGCGCCGCGCTCGGCGGTCCGCGCGAGATCCCGCTGAGCGAGGAGATCGCACTGATCGAGCGCTATCTCGAAATCGAATCGCTGCGCTTCCGCGAACGCCTGCGCGTGCGCTGGACGCGTCCCGAACCGATGCCGAACACCCTGGTGCCCGCGCTGTCGCTGCAGCCGCTGGTCGAGAACGCGATCAAACACGGCATCGAACGCATCGCCGGAGGCGGCGAAATCGAGATCCGCATCGACAGCGACGACAAGGGCGTGGTCATCGTGATCTCGAACCCCATGCCGTCGGAACCTGCGCGCGCATCGACCGGTCACAACGTCGGCTTGCCGGCATCGCTGGCGCAGATCGAAGCCTACACCGAGGGCCGGGGCAGCGTCGTCGCCCGCGCCGACGATGACCGCTTCATCGTGACGGTGACATTGCCGGCGGGCGTTTGA
- a CDS encoding prepilin-type N-terminal cleavage/methylation domain-containing protein, with protein sequence MPAAHRPSVGALGDAALCCPSLIHGGEMRLSRRSSSPPKSAHARVARGFTLVELAITVVVLSVLMAMAAPLFTGMSNGNRLTSNANEIVAAMQIARSEAVRRNAPTFFCQSTNGTTCSNVSPWQGWLVYADADRDSVADPDEIVRAGVIEAPMEIRSSANIVNSEMVFRADGLAYTTGNNLLEANMRVCLPVTDPELNVRDVNIAIGGRITVRPPIDESGACPNPADN encoded by the coding sequence GTGCCCGCCGCCCATCGGCCATCGGTTGGTGCCCTCGGAGACGCAGCCCTATGCTGCCCCTCATTGATCCATGGAGGCGAAATGCGACTTTCCCGCCGAAGCAGTTCCCCGCCCAAAAGCGCGCATGCGCGCGTCGCGCGCGGATTCACACTGGTCGAGCTGGCCATTACCGTCGTGGTCCTGTCCGTATTGATGGCCATGGCGGCACCGCTCTTCACCGGGATGTCGAACGGCAATCGCCTGACATCCAATGCCAACGAAATCGTCGCGGCCATGCAGATCGCCCGATCGGAAGCGGTCCGCCGCAATGCCCCCACCTTCTTCTGCCAGAGCACCAACGGCACCACGTGCAGCAACGTGTCGCCCTGGCAGGGCTGGCTGGTCTATGCCGATGCCGATCGCGACAGCGTCGCCGATCCCGACGAAATCGTGAGGGCCGGGGTCATCGAAGCGCCGATGGAGATCAGATCCAGCGCCAACATCGTCAACAGCGAGATGGTCTTCCGTGCCGATGGGCTGGCCTACACCACAGGCAACAACCTGCTGGAAGCGAACATGCGTGTTTGCTTGCCGGTCACCGACCCGGAGCTCAACGTCCGCGATGTCAATATCGCCATCGGCGGACGCATCACCGTCAGGCCTCCAATCGATGAGTCAGGGGCTTGCCCGAATCCGGCGGATAACTAA
- the pilV gene encoding type IV pilus modification protein PilV gives MSAHSSSHPPLRRRAPGSAAAVRGVGLIEVLVAVLVLAIGLLGVAAMQATALRNSQSSLERSQGVMHVYTILDAMRANPNAARAGAYNMGMTCAVPGAGNLVANDKRAWIDILQQNLGATACGQVACDGGLCTISVRWDDSRGTSGSATQTFSTTTRI, from the coding sequence ATGTCAGCTCACTCTTCCTCCCATCCTCCTCTCCGTAGACGGGCACCCGGGTCGGCCGCTGCCGTTCGCGGTGTGGGCCTGATCGAAGTGCTGGTGGCGGTGCTGGTGCTTGCGATCGGCCTGCTCGGCGTCGCGGCCATGCAGGCGACCGCACTGCGCAACAGCCAGAGCTCGCTCGAGCGCAGCCAGGGCGTGATGCACGTCTACACCATTCTCGATGCGATGCGGGCGAATCCAAACGCGGCGCGCGCAGGCGCCTACAACATGGGCATGACCTGCGCGGTTCCCGGTGCGGGCAATCTGGTCGCCAACGACAAGCGCGCGTGGATCGATATCCTCCAGCAGAACCTCGGTGCGACCGCCTGCGGCCAGGTCGCCTGCGATGGCGGGCTGTGCACGATCTCCGTGCGCTGGGACGATTCCCGCGGCACGTCTGGCTCCGCCACGCAGACCTTCAGCACGACGACACGCATATGA
- a CDS encoding type IV pilus assembly protein PilW, producing MTQNMMSLRRHAAQGRAAARSAVRGLTLVELMIAMMLGLLVVGSASAIFISNRATYRATEGLGRVQENGRMAFELMARDLREAGGNPCGNADRKEPLKIVNVLNNPAAQWWTNWNNGIRGYEAAIPGGNPPGRVVGADAIDLMSADSSSAATIVDHNIAGTEFELNTADHGFKDSDLAIVCDWRQASLFQVTSVAGANIRHSNAGAAPGNCTKGLGYANPALCTPGGRTKQYGPNPADNMASATVVRMQPVRWYVGTAPNGGRSLFRSAVVNNGGALAVREQEIAEGVNDLEIQYLLEGAANYVDATLIPADRWNDVNAVRVTLDMLSADGAGVGGAQLQRRIAHTVTLRNRME from the coding sequence ATGACCCAGAACATGATGTCCCTGCGGCGACATGCCGCTCAAGGTCGGGCTGCAGCGCGTTCCGCCGTTCGCGGCCTCACGCTGGTCGAATTGATGATCGCGATGATGCTCGGACTGCTGGTGGTCGGCAGCGCCAGTGCGATCTTCATCTCCAATCGCGCGACCTACCGCGCGACCGAAGGTCTGGGGCGCGTGCAGGAGAACGGACGCATGGCGTTCGAGCTCATGGCCCGCGATCTGCGCGAAGCGGGCGGCAATCCCTGCGGCAATGCCGATCGCAAGGAACCGCTGAAGATCGTCAATGTGCTCAACAACCCGGCGGCGCAGTGGTGGACCAACTGGAACAACGGGATCCGCGGCTATGAAGCGGCGATTCCGGGCGGCAATCCTCCCGGCCGCGTGGTCGGGGCCGATGCCATCGATCTGATGTCGGCGGACAGTTCGAGCGCTGCCACCATTGTCGACCACAACATCGCCGGAACGGAGTTCGAGCTGAATACGGCGGACCATGGATTCAAGGATTCCGACCTCGCCATCGTATGCGATTGGCGCCAGGCTTCCCTGTTCCAGGTGACCAGTGTCGCCGGTGCCAATATCCGGCACAGCAACGCGGGCGCGGCTCCGGGGAATTGCACCAAAGGCCTGGGTTACGCAAACCCTGCGTTATGTACCCCCGGTGGCAGGACCAAGCAATACGGGCCGAACCCGGCGGACAACATGGCCAGCGCCACGGTCGTGCGCATGCAGCCGGTGCGCTGGTACGTGGGCACGGCGCCGAATGGCGGGCGTTCGCTCTTCCGCAGCGCGGTCGTCAACAACGGCGGTGCCTTGGCCGTTCGCGAACAGGAAATCGCCGAAGGCGTCAACGACCTTGAAATCCAGTATCTGCTCGAAGGTGCCGCGAACTATGTCGACGCCACGCTGATCCCCGCCGATCGCTGGAACGATGTGAATGCCGTGCGCGTAACGCTCGACATGCTCAGCGCCGACGGCGCCGGTGTCGGCGGCGCGCAGTTGCAGCGTCGCATCGCGCATACCGTCACTCTCCGGAATCGCATGGAATGA
- a CDS encoding pilus assembly protein, whose protein sequence is MNTYPRHRIASNRRQHGATLVVVLILLLLMTLLGLASLRSTILEERMTSNLLDRSLGFQVAEAGLREAEATLTPNPANFPAAGCNAQGLCSRPDPSDLERWLDPGFNAWRVGTVADASTDAPQYIVEEMGEGPNWRDCDKLSPIHPLCLTPRYRVTVRSQQDGRASVLLQTIYAGK, encoded by the coding sequence ATGAATACCTATCCACGCCATCGCATCGCATCGAATCGACGCCAACACGGCGCCACACTGGTGGTGGTGCTCATCCTCCTGCTGTTGATGACGCTGCTGGGGCTCGCCAGCCTGCGCAGCACGATCCTCGAAGAGCGGATGACCTCCAACCTTCTCGATCGAAGCCTGGGCTTCCAGGTGGCGGAGGCCGGGCTTCGCGAGGCCGAAGCGACGCTGACGCCGAATCCGGCGAATTTCCCCGCCGCTGGCTGCAATGCCCAGGGGCTGTGCTCGCGTCCCGACCCGAGCGATCTCGAGCGTTGGCTCGATCCGGGCTTCAACGCATGGCGCGTGGGCACGGTCGCCGACGCCAGCACCGACGCGCCCCAGTACATCGTCGAAGAGATGGGCGAAGGCCCGAACTGGCGCGACTGCGACAAGCTCTCGCCGATCCATCCCCTGTGCCTGACGCCGCGCTATCGCGTCACCGTGCGCAGCCAGCAGGACGGGCGCGCGTCCGTCCTGCTGCAAACCATTTACGCCGGCAAATAA
- a CDS encoding pilus assembly protein gives MHFWKRDLRADLINTVPASASNPAFWQHMVTFGISIGLKGTLDPKVDIPALTSGAKVWPNPMDAEDQERIDDLFHASVNGHGAFVAAGNPDEFADGLGSALRAIAARRGSGSNATVTGTSTSAGTKVFQAKFFSSKWYGEVQAYPVSASGVDIANPIWTASVPVLAARSIYTHNGTAGTTFPTAAQNLALTPVVANYIRGDRTQEPQFNAAGLLRDRNTLLGDIVNSSPTYVKTSTTVETVYVGANDGMLHAFNATDGIERFAYVPRGLDLAKLKAFSAPDYSHHFFVDGPIVTSTSRDLSNRTVLVGSLGRGGRGLYALDVTDPTIFGPAKVLWDKDSSFDGDMGQVLSRPIIAKLNDGSTGLIVANGLNSSSERAVLFVLDLVTGAKIAEIDTGVGSPATSNGLAAPRGWDDDGNGTVDIVYAGDLRGNLWKFDLSDSNPSQWDVADNRPLYAPIAAGTQPVTGGVTIAVDPATDKRWVFFGTGRLLSTGDITDTSRQTWYGVIDEVGASSSVTRTSMTARNIALFDAGTKNRAFEPNSPLPNGSKGWYIDLDLPPGNTLEGERMVGDQQVVKNALIAGSIIPSTSNPCLPGRGYINAIDAFTGTSLLTGLFDANRDGEFGNDTMGAGNTAVGSIDLGVGMVTDPALLDRLLVAGGSLATLASTPLDPALYGGRISWREIIRR, from the coding sequence ATGCATTTCTGGAAGCGCGATCTGCGCGCGGATCTCATCAATACCGTGCCGGCATCCGCATCGAATCCAGCGTTCTGGCAGCACATGGTCACCTTCGGTATCTCGATCGGTCTCAAGGGCACGCTCGACCCGAAGGTCGACATTCCGGCGCTGACCAGTGGCGCCAAAGTGTGGCCGAACCCGATGGACGCCGAGGACCAGGAGCGCATCGACGACCTGTTCCACGCATCGGTGAACGGTCATGGCGCGTTCGTGGCGGCCGGCAATCCGGATGAATTCGCCGATGGTCTCGGCAGCGCGCTGCGCGCGATCGCGGCACGCCGCGGCTCGGGTTCCAACGCGACCGTGACCGGCACGTCGACCTCCGCCGGCACCAAGGTGTTCCAGGCGAAGTTCTTCTCGTCGAAGTGGTACGGCGAAGTGCAGGCCTATCCGGTTTCGGCTTCGGGCGTGGATATCGCCAATCCGATCTGGACCGCCAGTGTCCCGGTGCTCGCTGCACGCAGCATCTACACCCACAACGGCACGGCCGGCACCACCTTCCCCACGGCCGCGCAGAACCTTGCGCTGACGCCAGTGGTTGCGAATTACATCCGTGGCGACCGCACCCAGGAACCGCAGTTCAACGCGGCCGGTCTGCTGCGCGATCGCAATACGCTGCTCGGCGATATCGTCAACAGTTCGCCGACCTACGTGAAGACTTCCACCACCGTCGAAACGGTCTATGTCGGCGCGAACGACGGCATGCTGCATGCGTTCAATGCGACCGATGGCATCGAACGCTTCGCTTATGTTCCCCGTGGCCTCGATCTGGCGAAACTCAAGGCGTTCAGTGCGCCCGACTACAGCCATCATTTCTTCGTCGACGGTCCGATCGTCACGTCGACCAGCCGCGACCTTTCGAACCGTACCGTGCTGGTCGGCAGTCTCGGCCGTGGCGGTCGAGGCCTGTACGCGCTCGACGTGACCGATCCCACCATCTTCGGCCCCGCCAAAGTGCTGTGGGACAAGGACAGCAGCTTCGATGGCGATATGGGTCAGGTCCTGAGCCGGCCGATCATCGCCAAACTCAACGATGGCAGCACCGGCCTGATCGTCGCCAACGGCCTCAACAGCTCCAGCGAGCGCGCCGTGCTGTTCGTGCTGGATCTGGTCACCGGCGCCAAGATCGCCGAGATCGACACCGGCGTCGGCTCGCCCGCCACCTCCAATGGCCTTGCGGCGCCGCGCGGCTGGGACGACGATGGCAACGGCACGGTCGACATCGTGTACGCAGGCGATCTGCGCGGCAATCTCTGGAAATTCGACCTGTCCGACAGCAATCCCTCGCAATGGGATGTCGCCGACAACAGGCCGCTGTACGCTCCCATCGCGGCAGGCACGCAACCGGTCACCGGCGGCGTCACCATCGCCGTCGATCCCGCGACCGACAAGCGCTGGGTCTTCTTCGGCACCGGTCGCCTGCTGAGCACCGGCGACATCACCGATACGTCCCGTCAGACCTGGTACGGCGTGATCGACGAAGTGGGCGCTTCCTCTTCGGTGACCCGCACCAGCATGACCGCGCGCAACATCGCGCTCTTCGACGCCGGGACCAAGAATCGCGCGTTCGAGCCGAACAGCCCGCTTCCCAATGGGAGCAAGGGTTGGTACATCGACCTCGATTTGCCGCCGGGCAATACGCTGGAAGGCGAGCGCATGGTCGGCGACCAGCAGGTGGTGAAGAACGCATTGATCGCGGGCAGCATCATTCCGAGCACCAGCAACCCGTGTCTGCCCGGTCGCGGTTACATCAATGCGATCGACGCGTTCACCGGCACCAGCCTGTTGACGGGTTTGTTCGACGCCAATCGCGACGGCGAATTCGGCAACGATACGATGGGCGCAGGCAATACCGCCGTCGGCTCGATCGACCTTGGCGTCGGCATGGTGACCGACCCCGCATTGCTCGACCGACTGCTGGTCGCCGGCGGTTCGTTGGCGACGCTCGCATCCACACCGCTGGATCCGGCCCTGTACGGTGGCCGTATCTCGTGGCGCGAAATCATCCGGAGATGA